The genomic region GATTTATTTTCAAGCCTATACATATAAGATTTCAAGCTGATTGGGAATTGAGCAAGTAAAATTGAGTTAAATGAccttgcatattcggccacataggtaTGTACTTATGTGATGTTATATTGGAACTTGCATATTCGGCCTTATAGATATGTACATATGTGATATTATTCTTGAtcttgcatattcggccaaataagtAGTGATGGTGtatgaaattatattttgttttgtAAGCTTGTATAAATGTGTGGAAGTATTATTGAATATATAATGATATTggttttgaaagttgaatgaaaatttGCAAAATGTTAACCTTATAAAAATTCGGTTAAAGTGATAGTTATGTTAATCAGGTGTGGTTATGGATtgattaagttaaaatttaatatgaCTTTGATATATTTTGAGTtgatatttgcttatgacttactaagctataaaagcttactctgtgtatttgtgtgtttctgttttatagattttggattcgagttacgagctcggggatcgtcagccaagtttatcacactatcgtctgtctttggtatttaaataaacaaactttctaacctatggcatgtataggctaggttATGTTTTGGAATATTGTATTTTGGTCTATGTATAAtggaagccatgcgaaaatggcttaatttctatgTTTGAGTTCGGTGTTAGTTAAATTGTAGTTTaagtttattttgattatcataccgtgtgccatggttgattatagTTATGTGCTCATATTCAGAGATGGTATGGATGAAAtggttatgttatatatatatgatcttgGCATGAGTTTATATCGAGAATGTATCCAAAATGTATGATGTTTGTGAAGCTTGTTATATGATTCAGTCATAAAGTATTAAATGATTAATTTGGAATgtgttttatattaaaataaggtGTATGCAAAATTTGCTTATTATGTTTAGACTTGTTTGGATATTTTCTTAGATATAATGTTTAACAAATTatgttttggtattttggtgATGGAAGATTTGAATGTATATGTGTTTAAAGtaatatgttttggttatgaaagaTAATAAGTATAACATGTATTTAGTATAATAAATGTTAATGATGGAATTatgaaatgaaatataaataaagTGATGGATGGTAATTTATTAGTTTAATAAATTCGGTTATTAAATGGTAAGTAATGAATGTGTTTTATGATTGTTTTAGTTGTTTGTTTTAGCTTTTGGCCTTTAACTTTAGGgtaggttatatatatatatatatatatatatatatatatatatgtcgatTATTAAtacattcggccatgttataaaatgttcaaattgtatgtgtaattgtatatTAGATTAAAAGATATGATTTCATTTGGTTTTAATGTGAGTTCATACAAATGTTGATAATTGATTTGTTTGATATACGATTAACTAAATGGATATTGGCATATATTTGATGTATGCAGGGATGTGTTGTAAtggaatattattatttataaaaatggcATTAAAGTGATTGATATAGAGAaacaaactttgaaaattttaaatatgtgagcattgttttatatatatacatatatgagttTGGTTTGAATTTGATATTTATGGAATATGATTATTTGATTTGATAAGTATTTAATGTTATGATGTTTTGGTGGCTTGAGATGTaagaaaatttagtttaattGGTATTTAtttggtaataccttgtaacccattccaacaatggatacgggttatgggtgttatatttacaatttagtctttttattttaattaaatatccaATTGACAAAATTAAATGGCCAAActtaaattaacattaatacCTCAATCATCGAAAATGGGATTTCAAAACCGCCATTTTTGATCCCACTGAAAAATGAACTATCAAACCTATTAACgtcttttaattgttttatttgatTCCCACCACCTTCTTTGTTTTTTTAACATAATTCTCACTTTGTTTATTTGATGAAAATTTATGATATGAATTTTATAATAAGCTTACAACAATTATCTCTCTATAATAGTATGTTGTTATAGGTGTGTAACAACCACCTTTCCATAATAGACAAATTTTAGATAGACAAATGAGACTCTTATGGAAAAATTgactatatataatatattacgTTGATATTATATATTGGTTGATTAGTCTTAGCTtatataacattattttattgcAACAACTTAGAGACATAAGTTCGACTTCTTTAAGCGCttgatatttttcaatttaaaggTAGGAGAGAAAGATTAAATTTAAGGTTAAGCgtcatttaaaaagaaaaaaagatacaaatacaattataaacacaaacaatatAGATATGAATAACTACAAGAcataaataaattgataataaaaacataaatataaatataaattaaaataaatcaagATAAAATGCATACATAAAGAGAATTAATTAAAAACCTCACACATAAATTTACATATGATAAAACCGaatgtaaaatattaaaattattcaaaCTTCTTCCTAAAAACACACTTTATCATTAAGCtagtatttcattaatttataaaCTTGATTTCACAGAAAAATCTAAATGAAATTTAGCATGCAAGTAAAATCATTAGACATGCGCAATATCTCCTCCATATGTAAAATCCTCTAATttcaacttttgaaaaaattattatcaactataattaatataaataaaatttaaattgtcaattgaatttcaagttaaatagtattgatattattattattatagaagCAGTGGCGACAGGGCCTCGATTccctttaaattaaatttttttcatatgatttctataaaattttaaaaatttaaattaataaaaataaaattacactttgcccttaaaaatataaaaaattgatttaattctttaaaatgatAAAGATGTAGtctattaaaatgttaaaattatattttttcttataataaaattataatttaatttcgcccctaattttttttctaattttacctCTATATAGAAGGACGTGAATTGAATTTGATAAGATGCATTTTTCCTCTATTTAAGtgatttaaatttgaattgagtTTGATTTTTACcacttaaatatttaaaattttgaataacaaaatgatggtgttttgaggttggaatttattttaaacattttggaGTATGTTTAAATTTAAGCATGAGATTAAGTTCAAGTACATATAGTAGTTTATGTTTAGTTAATATTGATAGGATATTATTTGTCTTATATATCACATcaacaaataatttatttataaaatattaaaaaattataaaagttcatgaatttttttaaaaatataaagtacATAAGATCTGTCATGTGAGCTattgtatttaaaaatttaacctcttagttagtatttttttaaaaataacaattaactTATTTTTTAAAGGTTGAGGTCAATTTAGTTTaataaagaaaaatgactaaattgataaaagatataaatattaagggttaattttattattgtgCCATTGAATTAAACCGATCAGTTTGCAATTTTTTTAAGTTGAATACTTGAATTTGAATAAAGTTCGGCTCGTAGGGGTGGGGTGGAATATAACTGACCAGGCAATAAGGCCTGTTGGTGGTTGTAAAGAAAAGGCCCGAACCCGGATCTAGCCTTAGCTCCTCAAAATAAGTAACTCAACTCAACGATCGCGGTTCCCGTGCAAAGGGAAAATTCGAGAACATTGAACAAAGGCCAGAGATGGCAGCTCCCATGTTGTGGCTCCTTTCCATCTTCTCCATTTTGTCCATCGCCGCTTGCATCGATGACAAGTGTGCCGCTTGCAATGCCGTCGCGGTAACAATAGAAACCTTTGATCAACATATGCTCTTTCACTCACAATCAAAACCACACCGATCCCATCCTTTTTCCTTTCCCCTCTTTATGAAATAAATTAGCTGATTTTTGTTTTCGTTCGATGATTTGCAGGCAGAGCTAGAGATACAATTATCGAAGGTAAGAAACCTTTAAATCAATGCCACTTTCTGCAAATTGAgctgtaatttggtaattaatacattaatttttatatgtagGAAAAACCCAGGAACCATTTGGATATGAGACATCGTTTGGACTCGAAAGGTCAACGCCAAGGAAAGGTTATTGATTACaggtaataataattttcatggGAAAACCAACATTGCAGATTTGCATGCGCTAGTTAGTCTCGAATAAACTcttaattttagaaattgaattaacGGAGCTTCCGGTCTTTCTTTTGGTGTTGGGCTTAGTGTTGAAGAATATTTTACGAACATCATGAGACAATAGCAATAAAAATAAGTGAAACATTAACAATGGTAATAAAAGGAAGCATTAGAATAAAGCAAAACATTGAACAATGAGCATAAACTTTTTAATAGGGAAATAGCACCAAAAAATTTTCGTCTGAAAATTGagaagaaagttgataatgaacaTTTTAACAATGACAAATAGTTGACATTTTGGATACCACCAACGGTTCAGCCCTGACGACAGTTGAAATTTGTACCAGTAGGTTTTTGCTAACAAGTATTTACCATTGCAGTAATATGAAATACTATTATTAATACTAACTTAACTAGCCTTAAAAAGAGTCCTAATGACATTCTTTAGCAAAATCTAACACAAAATGATAGCTTTTTTGCTATATTATGACTTAGGAGTAACATGTTTCAGAAGGGAATGTTTTACTAAAGCATGCCTAATTGATGGGTGCAGCATATTTGCTGCTGCTTAGTCCTTTGTGATTGATGAAAGATTGCAGGGATACCTCATGCACggatgtttacttttcatcaatgtTTTATTTTCCCCAGACCCTGTACAAGTGATAACTTTGctaatttttttgtctttttctaTTTAGGATGAGTGAGCTTAGAGCTGTTGAGCTATTGGATGGACTTTGTGAAAAGATGCAAGATTACACTCTTGAAAAGGTAGCTCATACTTGCACTCTATTTCTTGCATTTATACATGGTAGAACACATCTTTAAACATGATATTATGTTTCCCTTGAAATTTCGGATATTTATTATATCTTGTAGCAACTGTGCCGTCAATATAATTATTATCATGTAGCATCAGATACTGAACTTGTGGCAGCATTGgcaaaacatgcaaatttataggTTTCACTACTGTGTTCATATTCTCTGTTACCTGTTTTAGTTGATTATGCTTTATGACATGTTGTATTCAGGCATGCAAGTGCATATACCTTCATATCTGTTATATCTTCATATCTGTTTTTTACTTTGCAGTTAGATTCATTTCGACGTGAGTGGATCAAAGTGCATAATTGGGACATCCTCACCATTGGTActgatcattttattttattttattttgggaagTGGCAAGTATAAATAATCTAATTATGGTTGTTGCACAATAAAACTGGCTGGTGAAGTCCTTGATCAATCATAAGCACTATCAGAGAGACTGACATCATATGTTTCTCTGCATATGTAATTAGTCCCCTAATCTGATTTTGTGCACAAAAATGCTAGGACTTGATCATTGATTCACACTTCTGCATATACTGTTAATATATATGAGGCAAATGTTGCCTATGCATGTGCATATGCCATCTCTCTGATGGTTTTGCTTGATATCTCTAGGATTTCTGTATTTCTTCCTAGCCATTCACCAAGCCATTGTTTCTTTACTTTCATAATACTGGCTGCCTCTATATTTATCGTGTTCTTAGAAATGCTGTTAATTTCTAGTTCTTTTTTGTTTCCAAAGTCCATCGTTTCCTAAGTTCTAAAGTATTTCCCTATTTCTGCATTTTAATTTATTGATAGATAAGCAAGAAGCTAAGGCATACTCAAAAGATATATCCTCTTATTGTGGACGGTGAGACTGCATGGAGCTTGCACTATTCTTTGTATTATGTCTCATTTATGAATTTCTATTTCTTCGCCAGTAGTTTGTTTGGTATAATATAATTTGTGAATGTCAGCTATAATAACCTAGTTTATATTTATTCTGGTATAGGTTACTGGAGGAAACTGAAGATGAGGTGAGTTTTCAAACCTGCTTGGGAGCTTAATGCATATCTGAAATATTGATTCTTACTTTGCTATCAAACCCATGCAGTTAACAGAATTGATAAAGAAAGGATCCGTTAAGCAAGGAGATGTAAGCAAAGTTCTATGTGAGGAATTGAGTGAGCACTGCAGCGGGGCAAGGTATCCTTGATTTTATTTGTTCTCTTTCCCCCCTTTCCAAGTAACTGGTTCTGACTCTATCCTAAAAGTCTATTTTATATAGATTTACAGTCTACTTTTGTTTtatatctaaaaaaaaaaaacagcctaCTTTTGTTGCACTTGCACAGACAATCTTTCGTAGGTGTCTGGTGTTCTGACATTGACACTTGCTTGTATGCAGTGATAGCGACTCCAATAATGATGAACTATAACTATTGTGGTTCAGCTGGAGAAGAGATATTATGGAAAAAAAGTTTCCATGTTTGCTGCAGTATTGAAATGCGACTGTTTAATTTAGACTTCTTTCTGTAACTTGAAACAAAATTTTGCTCTATGGACCATAATGAGACTTATTTCCGTAACTTGAAACCAAGTTTCGCTCTTTGGACCATGTTTTTGCTGTTTCCAACTTCTAAATTCAAGTCACTTTCTTGCCTTGTTTTTGGTTCTTTGAAGTAAAACCTCTTGGATTCTTCTCGTTAATAGCTTAATAAATTGGTAGTGTATTACTTTTCCTTCTCCTTGTTGGATAGTTTGACACGAAAGCTTAATTTGTAATTGCTGCTGAATTTTGATATCCAGTAAAAAGAACCACACTGCAATGGTGTTGCTGTTTTTCCAATTGCACAGAGGGTATACTGAGCCTTTAAGACTTGAGATGACACCATGACAGTATACTGAGCCTTTAAGACTTGAGATGACACCGTGACAATCATGACCTAAAGTTCTTCGAGACTTGACTCAGCTGCTGTTTAGCTACTGCTGCCTGCATAATTGCGGATTCCTTGGCTTGGTGAACTCTGGGATGGTAGTTACGGAAAATCTTCCAACGTAAAAAACTAGGCATGGTACCCGGATAGCTATCTAACCATTAATGGTCAATGatattaaattatttgatttagtgaAAGACTGCTAGAACATATCTCTCAAGACTCAGTTTATTTACAGAGGAGTAAGCagatgaagaaagaaagaaaggaagaacAATGAATCCTGCAAATCGGAGCTACATCATGAGTTATCTCAGGTATACAGGATTTAAAAACTCAAAAAGAATGATATTTTACATGACAAGGATGTCCCTGGATGAAGGATGAATGTTAGCCATGGTGTGAAGGGGGCAGCTGCAGCTACTCGGTAGAAAAATGCCACGACCATTTCGCCCTCCAATGCGTTCATGCACAAATCTCGTTCAACCCTCTCTTGTTTCATCAGTTACAGTCCAGCACACCCTTTAGTAGATTCAGCCCTTCTGATGATATGCTCCTCCGAACACGGGATTGTGGTATTTCTATTCGTGGGGGAGGCTCAGCAGAGAAACAAACCACAATCACTGTTAAATTATCACACGTGTTGCGCTTCAATGCCTCCCTGACAAGTTCTCTTGAGCATCT from Gossypium arboreum isolate Shixiya-1 chromosome 1, ASM2569848v2, whole genome shotgun sequence harbors:
- the LOC108483164 gene encoding uncharacterized protein LOC108483164; translated protein: MAAPMLWLLSIFSILSIAACIDDKCAACNAVAAELEIQLSKEKPRNHLDMRHRLDSKGQRQGKVIDYRMSELRAVELLDGLCEKMQDYTLEKLDSFRREWIKVHNWDILTIDKQEAKAYSKDISSYCGRLLEETEDELTELIKKGSVKQGDVSKVLCEELSEHCSGASDSDSNNDEL